The following DNA comes from Frankia casuarinae.
GCTCCATGAAGTCGTCCCCGATGCCGACCTCCTCGAGATCGAGGACCCGCGTCCAGATGTCGGCGACGACGATCTCCCACTGCGTTCTCGGCCGGGCGGAGACGGCCGGGGCCTCCGGCGGGGGCGGCAGCGCGCCCCGGTCCACCTTGCCGCGTTCGTTGCGGGGCAGTTCCGCCAGGGGGATGATCGTCGTCGGGACCATCCAGACCGGCAGCTTCTCGCGTAGCCTCCGCCGGATTCGGACCGGGGACAGGGTGTTGCCGTGTACCGCCGGCACGACATAGGCGACCAGCCGGTTCCGCGCCGAAGGATGCGCGACGGCGGTGACGACCGCCTCGGCGATCTCCGCGGAGCTCAGCAGCGCCGCCTCCACCTCGCTCGGTTCGACGAGATAGCCGCGGATCTTCACCGCCGCGTCCCGGCGGCCGAGCAGGATCAGCGTGCCGTTGGGTTCGAACCGGCCGACGTCGCCGGTCCGGCAGGTGGTCCGGCCATCGGTGAGCGGGGTGAAGCGGGACGTCGTCATCTCCGCGTTCCCCCAGTACCCGGCCGACAGGTAGGCCGAGGTGACCTCCACGTCGCCTACCTCGCCGGGATCGGCGGGCGTGCCGTCCTCGCGACGCAGTACCACCTCCTTGCCGGTCGCCGGCAGGCCGGCGGGTACCGTGCCCGCGGGCGGCTGCGTGCCCGGCGGGACCTCGAAGAAGCCGAGGGATGCGATCTCGGAGGCACCGGACCAGTTCACGTAGGTACACGCCGGTGGCACGTGCGGCCGCAGCGCCGTGATGTCGCGTCCGTAGACGGCCTCCCCGCACGTGGTCACGATCCGCAGGTCGGCGAGGACCTGGTCCGGTTCGAGCGAGCCGACGAGGGAGCGCAGCAGAGACGGAGTGGTCTGCAGCGCGGTCAGGTGCTGCGAGGAGATCCAGTCGGCGAGGCCGCTCAGGCCCGCCGCCCGTGGATCATAGGCATACACCCCGGCCCCGTTGAGTAGACCGAACACCACCACGGTGATGCCGGCGGCGAACGAGTACGGCAGCACGAGGGCCAGCCGGTCGCCCGGCGCGAAACCGAGACGTTCGGCGCCGGCGTAGGCGTCGCACAGGAACGTGCCGTTTGTCCACACCACGCCCTTAGGCGCGCCGGTCGAACCGGAGGTGAACACGATGCAGGCCGGATCGTCGACCAGCGGCTGCGGCCACCAGACCGCGTCCGCGCCGTTTGCCGCGATCCACCGGGCGCCGTCCGCGGCCGCCGCGGCGAGGTCCAGGACGTGGCGGGGGCCGCCCCCGGCCAGCGCGGCGAGCAGGGCGTCCGGATTCACGCTGGATTCGGCCGTGGCGTTCGAACCGTTGGTCCCCACCGGCCGCAGGCCCACCGTCGAGCGGGCCACGGAACTGTCGCCCAGGTCGGTCAGCAGGGCCACGCAGCCGGCCTGCCGAACGATCTGCGCCATCCGCTCGGCGGGCACCATCGGATCCAGCGGGACGACCGGGCGTCCGGTTTTCAGTACGCCCAGTACGCCCAGCAGGCCGGCCACGCTGTGCGGCAGCAGGGTCGCGACCGGACCGTCCTCGTTCGCGTCGAGGCGGCCGAGGACCGCCATCGCGATGTCATCGGTCCGGCGATCAGCCTCGGCGAAGGTCATGACGACGCCGGGCGAGACCAGCGCGGGTGTATCGGGCAGGTGCGTGGCGACCTCCCGGAACCGGCTGACCACCGAGGCCGGCAGGTCGTCGAAGTGCAACGCCGGGAAGAACGCGCCACCTTCAGGCGTCGCGACCGCAAGGGACGCGCGCCGACCGCTTTCGTTCAAAGCCACTCCCTCGTCCTGTCCTCTCTCGGCGTCATCGGCTCACAGCGGATGACGATGATCTTGTATCCTCGCCGGTCCTCATCTCGTCAACCGGATGCGGCTGGTTACCCCTGATCGGGGGGCGGACCTCGAATCCCGTATGGTCACGGATGCGCCGGGGCCGGGGCCGGTGCCGGGTGGCTGCGCGATGGGACGGGCCGTTTGTGGTAACTCCGTCCAACAATCTCGTACGGTGCTGCCTCGTACGGTGCTGCAACCGTTCGCTCGTGGTACACGAACAGCCTCCCCAACACGCAGTCCGGTATGGCGCGTGCGACTTTATACCACGGTGCTGTGGCTATCTTGTGGTCACTCCCGGTAACCCTCACTCAAGGGGTAGTTTGTCGGTGGTAATCGGGCTTCGGGTATGTACGGCGCAAACGATTTGCCGTGATCCCGGACTAATTTGATCCCGGGTCGGCGGTTCGGCTGATGGTGCCCGGATCCGGTGCCGCCATTCCGCGGTGTCACGGTGTCACGGCGGCCCGGAGCCCGCGGCGGCCCGGCGCCCGCGGCGTCACGGCGGCCCGGAGCCCGCGGCGGGCCGGAGCCGGGGCCCCGCCGCCCGGCCGCCCGGGGTCGGCCGCTGCGACCGTTCGCCGTTTCGGTGTTCTGTCTCACATCCAACAAATTCCTTACCCCCGCTTGCAACAGCAAGGTTGAGCGCCTTAGACTCATGAACTGTGAGAGCGGGAGGCAATCGAACCGAAGGTGATCCACCCAGGGAGCGCCTGAGGCGCGGGAGCGTCCCGATCGGCATCGATGTACAGAGATCGGCCCTAGAAAGATCAATCTTTTGGAGGGGGAGCATCGTGAGCACCTACCTGTGGGACCCGTTTGCCTCGCTGGGGCGTATGGACCGGGAGTTCGACGAGATCGTTCGGCGTGTCTGGGGCCCGCGGCGTCCGGTGCTTACCGGACGGTCGTCGGTCACCGAGTTCGCCGTCCCGTCGGCTGATGTGGTTACTGAGGGAGCGGATGTACTGATCAACCTCGAGCTGCCCGGGGTCGATGTCGAGCGGGACGTCGCGGTCGAGATCGACCGGGGCCGCCTGGTCGTCCGCGGGAAGCGTGCGGCCGGCAGCGAGAGTGAGCACGCCGGTCGCGTACACCGCGAGCGCTGGCACGGTTCCTTCCGCCGGGAGTTCAGGCTTCCCGAGGGCGTGGAGGCGCAGCGGATCTCGGCCACTTACGACCGGGGCATCCTGACGGTCCGTCTCGTCGGCGCGGCGGCGGAGCCCAAGGCGACCCGGATCGAGATCACCCCAGTCGTCGGCGACGCCCGGCCGGCCGAGGTCGTCGAGGGGGGCTCCCCGGGGCTGCCGGCGGAATCAGCGGAGTCCGCGACGCCGCGGTCCGCCGAGCCGGCCACGCCGGCCGCAGCCGGTTCCACCGCCTGAGGACCGCACCCGGCGTGCGGACGCCGACGTCCGCACGCCGGGCAGCGGTTCCCTCGCGCCGGGCGGCCTACCCCGCTGGACCGGTCGATCCTGCCGGGACCGCCCGGCTCAGCGGCGGCGCGGTCCGGTGCCGGTGGAGGAGGTCCGTCCCGGGGCGGACTGTCCGGCCGAGCTGCCACTCGACGGAGGCGGCACCATCGGCCCGATGTCGCCGTCCGGCGCGGTGTCCAGATCGACGATGACGGGAGCGTGGTCGCTCGTCCCGACACCTTTGCGGGCCGCCCGGTCCACCCAGACCGCGCGCACGCGGCCCGCCACGTCGGCGGTCGCCAGAGCCAGGTCGATGCGCATCCCGAGGTTCTTCGGGAAACACAGCTGGCGGTAGTCCCAGTAGGTGTAGACGACGTCGTCGGGCCAGCGGGCCCGCAGCACATCGATGAGCCCGGCGTCGACGAGTTCCGCGAGTGCCGCGCGTTCCGCCGGGGTGACGTGGGTGGCGCCCTCGAACTGGGTGATGTCCCAGACGTCAACGTCCGTTGGCGCGATGTTGAAATCACCCAACGTCATCACCGCGCCCTGGGTCGTGGCCTCGGCCACCACCTCGCGCAGCGCGGCGAGCCAGGCCAGCTTGTAGGCGTAATGAGGGTCGTCGATGGTCCGGCCGTTGGGCACGTACAGCGACCAGATCCGGATGCCGCCGCAGGTCGCGGCGATGGCGCGAGGCTCGGGACCGGGAAAGCCCGGATCGCCCGGAAGACCCCGCGCGACGTCGTCGAGGGTATCCCGCGACAGAATCGCCACGCCGTTCCACCGGCCGTCGCCGTGATGGGCGACCCGGTAGCCCCGGCGAAACAGATCCTCGTCGAACAGCTCCAGGAAGGCGTCGTCCGCCAGCTTCGTCTCCTGCAGGCACACCACATCCGGCTCGGCCCGGTCGAGCCATTCGATCAGGCGGGCCTGCCGAGCCTTCGCAGAGTTGATGTTCCACGTTGCGATCCGCACATCTGTTGACGGTAGTCCCACGGTCCGACAGGTCTGCCGGGCATGTCGGGTCTGGGATGATGGTCGTCATGGGAATGAGCCGGCGTGTCGACGATGACACTGTCGACAGTGTCATCGTCGACAATGACACTGTGGGCCAAGGCGCTGTTGCTGGCCGGCCGTACGTCATCTGCAGCTGCGCGATGTCGTTGGATGGGCACATCGACGACAGCTCGGCTGAGCGGATGATCCTCTCCAGTGCCGCCGATCTCGACCGGGTGGACGAGGTGCGTGCCGGCTGTGACGCGATCCTCGTCGGCGCGGCCACTGTCCGGCGGGACAATCCCCGTCTCGCCGTGCGCGCGCAGCACCGTCGGGTGGCGCGAGAGGCGGCCGGACGCCCGCCCACGCCGATCAAGGTCGTGCTGTCCGGCGGGGGAGACCTCGATCCGAGCGCTCGGCTGTTCACCGCCGACCCGGTCGAGACGATCATCTACCGTCGGGCTGGATCATCGTTGGCGATCGCCGAGCCGACCTCGTCTCCCGAGCCGACCTCGTCTCCCGAGCCGTCGACGCCGCAATCGGCGCCGGCTGCGATCCGCACCGCGCCCGCTACCCGCGCCGCGCGCGTCATCCTGGTCGAACTCCCCGGTCGGCCCCGGGTCGAGGTCGCCGCCATCCTGACCGATCTCGCCCGGCGTGGCGTCCGTCGGCTGCTGGTGGAGGGTGGTACCTCGCTGCATACGGCCTTCCTCACCGCCGGCCTGGTCGACGAGCTGCATCTCACCGTCGCCCCGTTCTTCGTCGGCGAGCGCGATGCGCCGACCTTCGTGGGACCGGGGGTCTTCCCCAACGACGTCCACTCGCCCCTTCGCCTTGCCGAGGTCCGACAACTCGACGATGTGGTTTTTCTTCGGTATCTGGCACCGACGTCTCACTAAGCGCCGTGGTCCGGCGGCTCGATCGCTTCCGGGCCGGCGCGGATCAGCAACGCCGGCCAGGTGGCAGGCTTTCGCCCCCATCGCGGGGACGTCGTCGGCTGGGCCCAGGCCGCCGATCGGACGATGCACGCGGTCGTCTGGCGGGGTCGGAGGATCATCGATCTTGGGACGCTGGGCGGCCGCGGCAGCCTGGCGACGGCGGTCAACAACCGCGGTCAGGCCGTCGGTTCCGCCCGCCTGCCCGACGGCGGCACCCGTGCGGCCCGCTGGAACTGATTCGATTTCCACCACCCGCCCACCACATTTCCTCGTTCCCCGGACCGGTCGGTGTCCGGGTCCAGCACGCTCCAACCCGTCGTGGCCCGTCTCATGGCCGTCAGCTTTCGGACATGTTGCGGAAGGGGCAGGAAAATTCCCTCTGTACAGGCACACTATGGTGCGTCTGGCGATCGAAGGAGCGAGGGAGAGTGCTGGTGGTTCCGACCCCGCTTCATGTCACCACCCCCGCGGGGGAGGTGACGCTCACCGGAGACAAGCCGGTCGTGGTGGGGCGGGCCCGTGCGGCCGACATTGTGATCAACGATGGCCGGGTGTCGCGCCGGCATCTGGTGCTGCATCCCGACGTCGGCGGATGGCGGATCGAGGACATCAGCGCCAACGGTCTGTGGCGGGATGGCTGCCGTGTGGGCGGTCTCGCCGTCTCCGGGGAGCTTCGGCTCCGGCTCGGCGCGGTGGACGGACCCGAGGTGGTGCTCGTTCCGCGTCCGGCCCCGCCGATGATCCCGCCGACCGCGCCGACCCACAGCCCGGGCGGGGCGCCCATCCCCCTTGCCGGCCCGTCGCCCTCGTCTTGGCCGTCGCCGTCGCTGCCATCGCCGCCGGGCGCGGCGGTGCCGGGCATGGAATGGTGGTCCGAACCGGCGCCGGGCGCTGCGTCGGCGCCCGTCCCGTCGGCGCCCGCGCAGTCGGGCGGGCCCGACCCGGCCGTGGGGCAGGCGACGATGGTGCACGACCGGCGGCGCGTGTATCCGCTGACGATCGGACGGGTGCGGATGGGCCGCTCCCGCGACAACGACATCAACGTGGGCGACCTGCTTGCCTCCCGCCATCACGCCGAGCTGCATATCTCGGTGGCCGGCGTCGAGCTCATCGACCTCGCCTCCGCCAACGGCACCTTCGTCAACGGCCACCGGGTCACCCGGGCACGGGTGATACAACGCGACATCATCGCCATCGGCCATCATCTGTTCCAGCTCGAGGGAAACTCGCTCGTCGAATACGTCGACTCCGGTGACGTGGCCTTCGAGGCGCAGGCGCTGTCGGTGTGGGCCGGCACCAAGCAGCTCATGCACGACATGACCTTCCGGCTGCCGGGCCGTTCCCTGCTCGGTGTCGTCGGACCGAGCGGGGCCGGCAAGTCCACGCTGCTCAACGCTCTCACCGGCTTCCGACCGGCGGACCAGGGATCGGTGATCTACGCGGGACGTGACCTCTACGCCGAGTACGACGAGTTGCGACGCCGGATCGGGTACGTGCCGCAGGCCGACCCGCTGCATGACCAGCTGACCGTGCGTGAGGCTCTGGTATACGGCTCGGAACTGCGTTTCCCCGCCGACACCACCGCCAAGGAGCGGCGGGCCCGGGTGGAGGAGGTCATCGGCCAGCTTGGACTGACCGCGCACGCCGACACACCGGTCTCCCGGCTCTCCGGCGGCCAGAAGAAGCGCACCAGCGTCGCGCTGGAGCTGCTCACCCGGCCCTCTTTGCTGTTCCTGGACGAGCCGACCTCCGGTCTGGACCCGGCCAATGACCAGTCCGTGATGGAAACCCTGCGGGGCCTGGCGAAGGGCGGCGGCGCCGGCTCCGGCGACGAGACCGGCCGGACCGTCATCGTCGTCACCCACAGTGTGCTGTTCCTGGACCTGTGCGACTTCATCCTCGTGCTCGCGCCCGGCGGGCACGTGGCCTACTTCGGGCCGGCGGATGGGGCGCTGCGCTTCTTCGGCAAGGAGGACTTCCGCGAGTTCGCGGCGGTGTTCCGCGAGCTCGAGGCCACTCCGGGCGAGGAGATGGCGGAGCGGTTCCGGGACTCGGAGTTCTTCGTACCCTCCGCGATCGTGGCGCCCGCGGTGCGCAAGGCACCGCCGGAGCTGCCCAGCGTGCGCCAGCAGCCGGTCCGGGCCCAGCTCGCGACGCTGACTCGACGGTACTGGCGGGTCGTGCTCGCCGACCGGTCGTACTTACGGCTGATCATCGCCTTCCCGTTCCTGCTCGGCGTCGTCCCGCAGGTGATCCGCGCCCCGGACGGGCTGCGTGCGTTACCCCAGGCACCGAACACCGACGCGACGAAGGTCCTCCTCGTTCTGGTGCTGTGTGCCTGTTTCATGGGCATGGCCAACTCGGTCCGGGAGATCGTCAAGGAGCGGCCGATCTACCGGCGGGAACGCACGATCGGGCTGTCCCGCACCGCCTACCTTGGATCGAAGATCATTCTGCTGACCGGGATCACCACCGCCCAGTGTCTTGTCTTCACCCTGATCGGGCTGGTGGGCCGGACCCCGCCGAGGGCGGTCGTGCTCGGCTCGCCGGTGCTGGAGTGTCTGATCGCGGTGGGGGTCGCGGCGCTCGCCTCGATGATGATCGGTCTGCTGGTCTCGACGCTGATCGACAACGCGGACAAGACCATGCCGATCCTGGTCCTGGTCACGATGGGTCAGCTGGTGTTCTCCGGGGGACTGACCTCGCTGGTCGGGCGTCCCGTGCTGGCGCAGATCAGCCTGCTCGTCCCGGCTCGCTGGGGGTTCGCGGCCCTGGCGTCCACGGACGATCTCAACGACGTCAGCAAGTTCGGTAACGAGACCCTGCGGACCGACCCGACCGACGGGCTGTGGAAGCACAGCGTGACGATCTGGGTCCTCGACATCGTGATCTGCGTGCTGATCGGTGTCGTGGCACTGATCCTCACTGCCGTCATGCTGCGCCGGATCGAACCGAAGGTCACCCGGCCGACGGGTGCCGGGCCAGGGCCGGCCACTGGTCCGGGTTCGGGTTCGGGAGGGTTGTCGGGAGGGTTGTCGGGTCCGCGGCTGTATGGCACCGGGGTTCCCCCGGCGCACGGTTCCAGGACCGGTCGGTCCATGCCGCTGCGCGGCTGAGCGGTCAGTCCTCCCCGTAGCCCACGCCCCGGAGCAGGTATCCCGGCGATCTCCCTCGCGAGCCGGGCCGTGAGGGGGACCGCTATGCCCCTATATGTGGGTCGACGTGGCGCGAGTGGCCGCAAATCCAAAACCCCCCGCAGCGACCGGTTATCGTAGCGATAAGGTGAGCCGACCGAAGTTCGCTCGCGGTGGGGGATTGGGTATGGAGATCGTCTTCTTGTGCGAGCAGTATCCGCCGATCATCTGGGACGGGGCGGGAGTCTACACACACGACATCGCTCACGCCCTGGTCGCGCTCGGTCATCGGGTTCATATCCTTTGCGCCCAGGGGCGCTACCGCACGGACGAAGATCATGACGGAGTGATGGTGCACCGGCGGCCGCTCCTGCGGTTGCCCGTCACCAGGTTTCTCGGTCCGCTCGGCCGGTCGTTTCAGGGGGAGAACCATCCTCGCGATTCGCTCTCCCTGCGGTTCGTTCTCGCGGTCTCCTATGCTTTTTGGCTGCGTCGTCTCGGTCTGCGTCCCGACGTGATCGAGACTCAGGACGGCGAGACCCGGGGCCTGCGTACCGCCCTGCGCCGCGATATTCCCCTCGTGATCCAC
Coding sequences within:
- a CDS encoding non-ribosomal peptide synthetase, with protein sequence MALNESGRRASLAVATPEGGAFFPALHFDDLPASVVSRFREVATHLPDTPALVSPGVVMTFAEADRRTDDIAMAVLGRLDANEDGPVATLLPHSVAGLLGVLGVLKTGRPVVPLDPMVPAERMAQIVRQAGCVALLTDLGDSSVARSTVGLRPVGTNGSNATAESSVNPDALLAALAGGGPRHVLDLAAAAADGARWIAANGADAVWWPQPLVDDPACIVFTSGSTGAPKGVVWTNGTFLCDAYAGAERLGFAPGDRLALVLPYSFAAGITVVVFGLLNGAGVYAYDPRAAGLSGLADWISSQHLTALQTTPSLLRSLVGSLEPDQVLADLRIVTTCGEAVYGRDITALRPHVPPACTYVNWSGASEIASLGFFEVPPGTQPPAGTVPAGLPATGKEVVLRREDGTPADPGEVGDVEVTSAYLSAGYWGNAEMTTSRFTPLTDGRTTCRTGDVGRFEPNGTLILLGRRDAAVKIRGYLVEPSEVEAALLSSAEIAEAVVTAVAHPSARNRLVAYVVPAVHGNTLSPVRIRRRLREKLPVWMVPTTIIPLAELPRNERGKVDRGALPPPPEAPAVSARPRTQWEIVVADIWTRVLDLEEVGIGDDFMELGGDSLAANELLTLVAEKLGITMPSSALVDAPTLGEFARALSLAQQSGPRHPTVVPLRTTGSRPPLFCFAGAGALALGFHSLARRLGDDQPVYAFQAHGLERRGVPDWSVARTARRHLEIIRVLAPRGPYLLAGHSLGGLIAMEIAQQLAAAGEEVGFLSIMDTYLPASLRIESAGSGSAAGSGGAAGSSKAAEDHARGYRGRLARFTQKLLPEQRANFTSKATLKKMVQIPLTGVVQFGGLEQFDVFFNHGRLLERFYRPRPWPGRTLVYRSAENPDPEDAWSAFLTGSHDTHFVPCEHFYLLREPHIIKISEHFRAEIDRVVAGLTKTGRRADEGRLTATD
- a CDS encoding Hsp20/alpha crystallin family protein, with the translated sequence MSTYLWDPFASLGRMDREFDEIVRRVWGPRRPVLTGRSSVTEFAVPSADVVTEGADVLINLELPGVDVERDVAVEIDRGRLVVRGKRAAGSESEHAGRVHRERWHGSFRREFRLPEGVEAQRISATYDRGILTVRLVGAAAEPKATRIEITPVVGDARPAEVVEGGSPGLPAESAESATPRSAEPATPAAAGSTA
- a CDS encoding exodeoxyribonuclease III; the protein is MRIATWNINSAKARQARLIEWLDRAEPDVVCLQETKLADDAFLELFDEDLFRRGYRVAHHGDGRWNGVAILSRDTLDDVARGLPGDPGFPGPEPRAIAATCGGIRIWSLYVPNGRTIDDPHYAYKLAWLAALREVVAEATTQGAVMTLGDFNIAPTDVDVWDITQFEGATHVTPAERAALAELVDAGLIDVLRARWPDDVVYTYWDYRQLCFPKNLGMRIDLALATADVAGRVRAVWVDRAARKGVGTSDHAPVIVDLDTAPDGDIGPMVPPPSSGSSAGQSAPGRTSSTGTGPRRR
- a CDS encoding RibD family protein; translation: MGMSRRVDDDTVDSVIVDNDTVGQGAVAGRPYVICSCAMSLDGHIDDSSAERMILSSAADLDRVDEVRAGCDAILVGAATVRRDNPRLAVRAQHRRVAREAAGRPPTPIKVVLSGGGDLDPSARLFTADPVETIIYRRAGSSLAIAEPTSSPEPTSSPEPSTPQSAPAAIRTAPATRAARVILVELPGRPRVEVAAILTDLARRGVRRLLVEGGTSLHTAFLTAGLVDELHLTVAPFFVGERDAPTFVGPGVFPNDVHSPLRLAEVRQLDDVVFLRYLAPTSH
- a CDS encoding ATP-binding cassette domain-containing protein, with the translated sequence MLVVPTPLHVTTPAGEVTLTGDKPVVVGRARAADIVINDGRVSRRHLVLHPDVGGWRIEDISANGLWRDGCRVGGLAVSGELRLRLGAVDGPEVVLVPRPAPPMIPPTAPTHSPGGAPIPLAGPSPSSWPSPSLPSPPGAAVPGMEWWSEPAPGAASAPVPSAPAQSGGPDPAVGQATMVHDRRRVYPLTIGRVRMGRSRDNDINVGDLLASRHHAELHISVAGVELIDLASANGTFVNGHRVTRARVIQRDIIAIGHHLFQLEGNSLVEYVDSGDVAFEAQALSVWAGTKQLMHDMTFRLPGRSLLGVVGPSGAGKSTLLNALTGFRPADQGSVIYAGRDLYAEYDELRRRIGYVPQADPLHDQLTVREALVYGSELRFPADTTAKERRARVEEVIGQLGLTAHADTPVSRLSGGQKKRTSVALELLTRPSLLFLDEPTSGLDPANDQSVMETLRGLAKGGGAGSGDETGRTVIVVTHSVLFLDLCDFILVLAPGGHVAYFGPADGALRFFGKEDFREFAAVFRELEATPGEEMAERFRDSEFFVPSAIVAPAVRKAPPELPSVRQQPVRAQLATLTRRYWRVVLADRSYLRLIIAFPFLLGVVPQVIRAPDGLRALPQAPNTDATKVLLVLVLCACFMGMANSVREIVKERPIYRRERTIGLSRTAYLGSKIILLTGITTAQCLVFTLIGLVGRTPPRAVVLGSPVLECLIAVGVAALASMMIGLLVSTLIDNADKTMPILVLVTMGQLVFSGGLTSLVGRPVLAQISLLVPARWGFAALASTDDLNDVSKFGNETLRTDPTDGLWKHSVTIWVLDIVICVLIGVVALILTAVMLRRIEPKVTRPTGAGPGPATGPGSGSGGLSGGLSGPRLYGTGVPPAHGSRTGRSMPLRG